GGTTTCGAGTATCAGCATATGCTGGAGGAACTAGCTCACGAAGACGGTGTGGAATTGCGGTTTATCGCGGACCGAGTCGCAGACATCCGTCAGTTGAACAAAGACGGAAAAAAGATGTACACCCTTTGGGATCTATATCCCCATGCCGACCTGGTCACTTATCCCAGCATCTATGAAGGATTCGGGAATGCACTGCTTGAAGCTCTATACTTTCGCGTTCCGGTAGTTGTGAATCGCTATTCGATATTTATCCAGGACATCGAGCCCAAGGGCTTTCGTTTGCCAGTGATGGACGGCTTTGTTAACAGCAGTGTATTGAAGCAGGTCCAACGTATATTGTCTGACCACGAATACCGTCAGGAAATGGTCGATCACAATTATAACTTGGCGCGCAAATTTTACAGCTACTCTGCTTTGCGTCGTAGCCTGCGAACCATCATTACTAGCCTGACCGGTCTTAGCCCCACTTAATTTCATTTCATGTCCCACGTCGTCGACAAATCCCAGTTGGATCAAATCAAACGCCGTTTCTTTCATCTATATGGAGATCAGGCCGAGCGTTGCATTGATCGCTTACTGATGATGGTGGGGGCTTATGGAGTGGGATTGAATCCTTACCCCTCTGATGAGCTTTGGAATGAAAACGATGTCGTCCTTATCACCTATGGCGATAGTGTAAGAAAGAAAGACGAAGTTCCTATTCAGACATTGCGAGACTTTTGTCATCGGCGGCTCAAGGGTGCCGTTAAAGTGGTGCACATTCTCCCTTTCTATCCCTGGACTTCCGACGATGGATTCTCGGTTAAGGACTACCGAGAAGTTGATCCAGCTCTAGGTGAATGGAAAGATGTAGACCAGTTTTCTGATGATTTCCATTTGATGTTCGATCTGGTAGCCAATCACTGTTCGAGCAAAAGCAGTTGGTTTAAGGAATACATCGGCGGCATCCTCCCATTTAATACCTACTTTAAAGAGGGAGATCCAGAGGATGATCTTTCAGACGTTGTTCGGCCGCGCACCTCGCCACTGTTAACCAAATTGGAAACGCGGGATGGTTCGCGTTATGTGTGGACAACTTTCAGTGCCGATCAGGTGGATCTCAATTGGGAGAATCCCGACGTCTTTTTCGAATTCCTGGATATTCTGATGTTTTACATTTCCCAAGGAGCGCGCATCGTTCGTTTGGATGCGATCGCTTTTCTGTGGAAAACAGTGGGCACTAGTTGTCTCCACTTGAAGGAAACCCATGAAATCGTGAAGCTGTTTCGCGATATTCTTTCGCTGCTGGCGCCTCAGGTAATTCTCCTTACCGAAACGAATGTGCCGCATGAAGAGAATATCAGCTACCTAGGAAGGGGAGACGAGGCGCACATGGTCTATCAATTTAGTCTCCCCCCATTGTTACTTCATGGTCTCTTGTCGGAAAATCCAGAATATCTCAGCACCTGGGCAAACTCATTGGGTGAAATTCAAGAGGGTTGTACCTTCTTCAATTTCACTTCCTCGCATGATGGCGTCGGTGTTCGACCGCTTCAGGGCCTATTGCCTGATGCAGAGATTAACAATCTGGTGGATGAAGTTAAACGACGTGACGGCCATGTCAGTATGAAGACCAACTCCGACGGAAGTCAGAGTCCATACGAGTTGAACATAACTTACTTTGAAGCACTATCCAATCCGGGGGTGCCTGATGACCCCATTGGTGTGCAGCGATTTCTGACCTCGCAATATGTGGCCGCAGCTTTTCGCGGTGTTCCGGCCGTTTATATTCATTGCCTGACAGCCTGTTTAAATGATCACGCTGGCGTCAAAGAGTCGGACATCCCTCGCAGAATCAATCGACACAAATGGGATGTGGATCAGTTGGAATCATTGCTGGACGATGAAGAATCCATCCACAGCAAGGTGTTTAACGATTATACACTTATTTTGCGCCGCCGGGCATCCTATCCCGCCTTTCATCCTGATGCTCCGCAAGAGATTCTCGATGGCGGAGAAGGGATCTTTGTCCTGAAGCGCACCTCGACGTTGGGAGAGCAGCGGATTTTCTCAATCAGTAATTTTACTTCGAAGAATAAAACCGTTCGCAACATGGACAAACTTCTGGATGACTCAACGTTGACTAAGGTGAAGGATATCATCAGCGGCAAAAACAAATCAGTAGCGAAGGGGAATATGCGATTGAAACCCTTTCAAACGGTTTGGTTGGTCTTGACCTGAGTTGGTTGTTTGCAAAAAGATTCTACAGAGTCCGGCATCTGCCCGGCTTTTCTTCTTTAAAGTTAGATTCATTTGATAGCCAAGTTACTAGTCTGGATTCTTTATCGCGTCCGTGTAGAGGGTAGGGAGCATGTACCGAAAGACGGTGGTGCCATTATTATAAGTAATCACGTTACCTTTTTGGACGTGGTATTCCTAACCATCGCGACGGGCCGACGAATACGTTTCATCGCTTCAGATACTTTGCACAAAACAAACCGCATGCGGTGGTTGCTAAAGTTGTCTGCTGTTGAATTGATTCCACCTTCCAAGGCGCGTTCTTCTTTTGATAATAACATTGAGTTTCTGAAGCATGGTGGGCTTCTAGGAATTTTTGTGGAAGGCCAGGTATCTCGGACTGGAAGTTTGATGGCTGTGAAAAGTGGTTTCGATGCGATCGCCCGAGAAAGTGGCGTCCCGGTGGTTCCCGTATTCATGGATAACCTTTGGCAAACTCGCTTCTCCTTTTTTGAACCAGATGGTATGAAGCTCAAGCCCAGGCCCTTTCGGATGGCCATTAATATTGGTATCGGAAGTCCTCTGCCGCACAACCAGCTTACTTTGTCTGATGTGAGACAGGTCTTACTCGATTTATCAGAAGAGTGCTTCCAAAGGCGTGAGGAGTTGGAGGGCAATATTGCAGATTTTTGTTTCCGTGGATTGGCGAGTCGTCCGTTTTTTGAGCAACTGGTCGACTATACGGCAGGTCGTAAGCCGTTGAAGTCTGGGATTCTTTTGGCCCTCAGTCTCTTGATGGCAAAGTGGTTCCGGAAAGAGATTGATGGTAAACGCGTGGGGGTGGTCCTTCCACCTGGAATTGGAGTAACAGTGACCAACCTCGGGCTACTTTTTGCAGGAAAGATCCCTGTGAATCTCAATTTCACCGCGGGAAGAGCTGCGATCGAATCTTCTTACCGTAAGGGAGAAATTGATACGGTAATTACAGCAGAGGCATTGAAAAAGAAGATTCCTCAATTTCCCTGGCCTGATCATATGATTGATATCGTTCCGCTGCTTCAAGGCGCGGATAAGAAAGCTATCATTCTGCGTTATCTAATGATCATTATTTTCCCAGCACGCCTTCTAGCTCGAATGATGGGTATCCCCAAGTATGGGAATGACGAAGAGGTTGGGTTGCTCTTTACGAGTGGAAGCTCTGGTGAGCCCAAGGGGGTTCCATTGTCGCATCGAAACATTCTCTCCAATGTTTTGCAGATTAATGAAATCGCGCTCCTGAGCAAAGACGATACCACTCTCATGTGCTGTCTCCCGATTTTCCACAGCTTTGGATACACGGTTACGCTTTGGTACCCGTTGATTCGTAGTTTGAAGATGATCACCATCCCTTCACCGCTGGAACAAAAGAAGATCGCGGAGGCCATCGAAAAGGAAAAGGTCACCGTATTCATTGGTACGCGTACTTTTTTCAAGCCCTACATAAAACGGGTTCCTGCCGAGAAAATGGTCTCTTTAGATCTCGTGGTCGCTGGTGCAGAGAAAGTGACTCCCGAATTTTTCGATTTGTGGAAAGACAAATTTGGAACTGACATCAATGAGGGATACGGGCTTACCGAAACATCGCCCGTTGCGAGTGTGAATTTGAAAAACCCAGGCCAGCCGGATAAGCAAGCTGCGCCTCAGGAAGCCTATCGCCGGGGATCTGCCGGACGCCTGGTGCCGGGGATAACTGCTCGTATTAAAGATCCGGATACTGGAGAGCCTCGAAGTCTTTTTGAGCCGGGCATGCTCTACTTAAAGGGAGGCAACATATTCGGCGGATATTTGGACGATCCCGAACGCAATGCTGAAATCCTGGAGGACGGTTGGTTTAAAACCGGAGACCTTGCTCGTTTCGATGAAGATGGGTTTCTCCATATTGAAGGTCGGCAATCTCGTTTCTCCAAAATTGGAGGGGAGATGGTTCCTCATGAAACCATCGAAACAAAGATCATCGAAGTGCTCGACCTCAAGGAAGCCGAAATGGTCCCCATCGTGGTCAGTGCCAGACCTGATGATGCCAAAGGAGAGGCGCTGGTTCTTCTTTCAACTATCGACATTGAAGAGAACGACTTGAAGCAGAAGCTAACCGAGGAAGGGTTGCCCAATCTTTGGATTCCGAAGATAATCAAACGTGTTGAAGAGATACCGATTCTGGCCACAGGGAAGTTAGATCTCAAGGGCTGTCAGGCGCTTGCTTCTGACTAGGCCTTACTGTTCTGGATAAATAGTCAGTGTCTGTTTAGGCTCCCCAGGCAGGAATGGCAGATACTCCTCTGTTGACCATACTTTATGGAGATCCCTGTAGTGCGGAGAAAGTGGATGCCCGCTTTGACCACAACCCATTTGGAAAATACTGTCCTCGAGCTTGCCTAGACTTATGACCATTCTCACACCGTTGGCCAAACTGTAGCTCAAGACCTTTGGGCAATAGTGATCGCCGCTAAGGCCAATCTTTGGCATGTTGAGTAGTCTGGATAGGAAGGGAACTCCATAGGTGATGGGGTGACTGTAATCGGACTGATTCCTGTTTCCCCACTTGAAGGCTTCCCACCCACGGTCCTGGCTGCTTTTCACGATTTCATCTACTACGTAGCTAAACTGATTGCGGCTCTCGATGGATGTCTCCATCTTAACCGTCGGTACCAAAAGCTTCGCCAAAGTCCTCATTTTACGGAGGGAAAACCCGACTCACTTGGAGTAGGAATTTCTATCGGACTAGGTAGTAAGCTACCTTTCGATGGTGATTACATCGGTCGCCCTATCAACGTGGCCACACGCCTCTGCGGTGTTTGCCCAGGCGGTAAAGTCTTTGTCGACCAAGCGGTTCCTAATCTCGATCCGAATGTCGAGAAACGGGAAACGACCGTAGAGGTGAAAACATATGGAAAGTACTATCTCTGGTCGATCGCGGCTGCCTGATTCAGCTGCTTTCGTTCCATCCCTAGAAGTTGCTTGAGCGCCGCAATCTCCGGTGCTTTCAAACCTACGGTTTTATTTGAGGATTAGATCTCATGGCTATTGACCCAATAGATGTGAGTAGAAGAATGGCTCTCTATGTTAGATCCCTCAAACCAACAGCTGGTGATTCAGCTGCACCTCTTTGCTACACTCCTTATGACTGGTGTGGTTTGGTTTGTGCAGTTGGTGCATTATCCTAGCTTTCGTTTTGTGGCTGATGATAAGGGGAGCGAAGCTGCGCGGATCCATCAGCGCAATACGAGCATGCTTGTCATCCCATTGGTGCTGGTAGAAATGGGAACGGGCATTCTTCTTATGTTCAGCTCCTGGATTACACAGTATGGGAACTACCTTTTGATCAATCTGGCCCTTCTCTTTCTTGTTTGGGGTGTGACTTTCCTGAGGATGTTTCCCATTTACCGTCGTCTTAACGAAAACATGAACGAGGAATCCATTTCCTCACTCATATCGACAAATTGGATACGGACACTGTTATGGACTGCGAGGGCAGGACTGCTGCTTAGTTTTTTGGGCTAGTGCGCTTCCAACCAATTCGAACCCGTTCCCAATTCTACGACTATGGGTATTTCCAATGGTAACGCTCCTTCCATGCACTCGGCAATTTTTTGAGGGAGCGTGTCGGCTTCGTCGTTGTGGAGGTCAAAGACAAGTTCGTCATGTATTTGAAGAAGCATACGCGTCTGAGTCTTCTCCTTTTCAAGAAGATCTTGAACTTTATACATGGCGATTTTGATCATATCGGCTGCTGTGCCCTGAATGGGTGTGTTGACGGCTACACGTTCGGCTCCAGCGCGAACGGTTCCGTTCGCGGAGTTGATGTTGCGTAAGGGGCGACGACGACCCAGTAGGGTCTCGACGTAGCCTTTCTCTCGTGCCGTCACGATGGTCGACTCCATAAGCTCTTTGATCTTCGGATACTGATTGAAGTACTCTGCGATGATTTCGGCGGATTCACCGCGAGGGATGCCCAAGCGTTGAGCCAGGCCATGAGCACTGATTCCGTAGATGATTCCAAAGTTTACCATTTTGGCCGTCCGGCGCATGTCGGCAGTGACGTCTTCAAACTCCGTGCCATAAACCCGTGCAGCTGTTGCTGTATGGATATCTTTGCCTTCGATAAAGGCCTCCATCATTGCCTCCTCCTTGCTTAAGGCGGCACAGATACGCAGTTCGATTTGCGAGTAGTCGGCCGCTAGTAGCGTGTAGTCTTTTCCCCCGGCGATAAATGCTTCTCGAATGCGTCGCCCCTTGTCCGTCCGGATGGGAATATTCTGGAGATTTGGATTGGTCGAGTTGAGGCGCCCCGTGGCTGTGATCGTCTGATTGTAAGTTGTGTGGATTCGGCCTGTACTTTCGGCGATGAATTCGGGGAGTGTGTCTACGTAGGTGTTCTTGAGTTTGTTAGCTCCTCGATGATCCAATATACACTGAACGATCTCGTGTTTGGGAGCCAGGCGGGTTAACACTTGTTCGTTGGTCGCGTATTGGCCGGTCTTAGTCTTCTTGGCCTTGGGATCGAGTTTTAGGACATCAAAGAGGATTTGCCCGAGTTGTTTGGGTGAGTTCAGATTAAAGTCAGTCCCGGCGAGTTCATGGATACGGTCAGAAAGTGCGTTGATCTCGATTTCCAGTTCCCCAGAGAATTTCCTTAATGTGTCAGGATCAATGCGTACGCCTGTGGCTTCCATTTTTGCCAGCACTGAAATGATAGGGGCTTCTACCTCATAGTAAACCCTCTCCTGCTTGGA
This genomic stretch from Opitutia bacterium ISCC 52 harbors:
- a CDS encoding sugar phosphorylase, with translation MSHVVDKSQLDQIKRRFFHLYGDQAERCIDRLLMMVGAYGVGLNPYPSDELWNENDVVLITYGDSVRKKDEVPIQTLRDFCHRRLKGAVKVVHILPFYPWTSDDGFSVKDYREVDPALGEWKDVDQFSDDFHLMFDLVANHCSSKSSWFKEYIGGILPFNTYFKEGDPEDDLSDVVRPRTSPLLTKLETRDGSRYVWTTFSADQVDLNWENPDVFFEFLDILMFYISQGARIVRLDAIAFLWKTVGTSCLHLKETHEIVKLFRDILSLLAPQVILLTETNVPHEENISYLGRGDEAHMVYQFSLPPLLLHGLLSENPEYLSTWANSLGEIQEGCTFFNFTSSHDGVGVRPLQGLLPDAEINNLVDEVKRRDGHVSMKTNSDGSQSPYELNITYFEALSNPGVPDDPIGVQRFLTSQYVAAAFRGVPAVYIHCLTACLNDHAGVKESDIPRRINRHKWDVDQLESLLDDEESIHSKVFNDYTLILRRRASYPAFHPDAPQEILDGGEGIFVLKRTSTLGEQRIFSISNFTSKNKTVRNMDKLLDDSTLTKVKDIISGKNKSVAKGNMRLKPFQTVWLVLT
- a CDS encoding AMP-binding protein, encoding MIAKLLVWILYRVRVEGREHVPKDGGAIIISNHVTFLDVVFLTIATGRRIRFIASDTLHKTNRMRWLLKLSAVELIPPSKARSSFDNNIEFLKHGGLLGIFVEGQVSRTGSLMAVKSGFDAIARESGVPVVPVFMDNLWQTRFSFFEPDGMKLKPRPFRMAINIGIGSPLPHNQLTLSDVRQVLLDLSEECFQRREELEGNIADFCFRGLASRPFFEQLVDYTAGRKPLKSGILLALSLLMAKWFRKEIDGKRVGVVLPPGIGVTVTNLGLLFAGKIPVNLNFTAGRAAIESSYRKGEIDTVITAEALKKKIPQFPWPDHMIDIVPLLQGADKKAIILRYLMIIIFPARLLARMMGIPKYGNDEEVGLLFTSGSSGEPKGVPLSHRNILSNVLQINEIALLSKDDTTLMCCLPIFHSFGYTVTLWYPLIRSLKMITIPSPLEQKKIAEAIEKEKVTVFIGTRTFFKPYIKRVPAEKMVSLDLVVAGAEKVTPEFFDLWKDKFGTDINEGYGLTETSPVASVNLKNPGQPDKQAAPQEAYRRGSAGRLVPGITARIKDPDTGEPRSLFEPGMLYLKGGNIFGGYLDDPERNAEILEDGWFKTGDLARFDEDGFLHIEGRQSRFSKIGGEMVPHETIETKIIEVLDLKEAEMVPIVVSARPDDAKGEALVLLSTIDIEENDLKQKLTEEGLPNLWIPKIIKRVEEIPILATGKLDLKGCQALASD
- a CDS encoding penicillin acylase family protein codes for the protein METSIESRNQFSYVVDEIVKSSQDRGWEAFKWGNRNQSDYSHPITYGVPFLSRLLNMPKIGLSGDHYCPKVLSYSLANGVRMVISLGKLEDSIFQMGCGQSGHPLSPHYRDLHKVWSTEEYLPFLPGEPKQTLTIYPEQ